One window from the genome of Garra rufa chromosome 1, GarRuf1.0, whole genome shotgun sequence encodes:
- the LOC141297473 gene encoding Fc receptor-like protein 5 encodes MELSQLLVLLLILNIHYGLTKDIPKPTLTVLPQSSLFTGNIVTLRCEVDQTWDGWEFLWSKNSNPESTESATKTIVSLKVSDGGEYRCRARRRGDYTPYSEPVTVRVYERPKAKVTFKPDQHVFRGETVTLRCDIGGEGVISWQYNWYRDSTVRVFSEQREHTFSSVTDSNAGKYSCYGRETEGSRTSNISDSVTLTVSDEAQAVLSVSPQKWLTEGDSVTLICEVSGSSTGWTFSWFTVTVSKDNTYSLKLLSDSSRGAGGNYTVSSAALNHTGVYMCEAERGKQIYYSWYSNKVFIWVTAYSPPVSNLIISPSRTQHFTSVSLSLSCEDQSNSDRWTVRRYTDRWWWLGDCSSSDWGAQTGSSCTINSTRTSDTGVYWCQSESGEYSHPVNITVHSGVILESPVHPVTEGDTLTLHCLDEYSTPPNLRADFYKDGSLIQSQTTELIISNVSKSHEGFYYCKHPERGQSPKSWISVRVPSAVLSVSPQKWLTEGDSVTLICEVNSSSTGWTFSWYSETVSSDITDHYKLLSDSSRGAGGNYTVSSAALNHTGVYVCRGERGNPAYETTYSNTQPLWVTGVSPPVSLIISPSRSQHFTSVSLSLSCEDQSNSDRWTVRRYTDHWGLDDCSSSVWGSQTGSKCTISSTITSDTGVYWCQSESGENYHPVNITVHSVDDVILESPVHPVTEGDTLTLRCLYQLSPNPRADFYKDGSLIQSQTTEMIISSVSKSHEGFYNCKHPERGQSPKSWISVRGGWSPSSVSQQKNSSQTSEQNQSEGTYKTLQSDSVNAPTEFIYAEFELKSTKIQTKSNGYKGAVLDLVI; translated from the exons tgCTGATTTTAAACATCCACTATGGACTCACTAAAG ATATTCCCAAACCAACTCTGACTGTGCTGCCACAGAGTTCATTGTTCACTGGCAACATAGTTACTCTGAGATGTGAGGTGGATCAGACATGGGATGGATGGGAGTTTCTCTGGAGTAAAAACTCAAACCCTGAATCTACTGAATCTGCAACTAAGACAATCGTTTCACTGAAAGTCTCTGATGGAGGAGAGTACAGGTGCAGAGCACGAAGAAGAGGAGATTACACACCTTACAGTGAACCAGTAACAGTGAGAGTATATG AAAGACCAAAAGCCAAAGTGACCTTCAAACCTGATCAACATGTATTCAGAGGAGAGACAGTCACTCTCAGATGTGACATTGGTGGTGAAGGAGTCATTAGCTGGCAGTACAACTGGTATAGAGACAGCACAGTCCGTGTTTTCAGTGAACAACGGGAACACACATTCAGTTCTGTCACTGACTCTAACGCAGGTAAATACTCCTGTTATGGAAGAGAGACTGAAGGATCACGAACATCAAACATCAGTGATTCAGTTACACTGACAGtatcag ATGAAGCCCAGGCAGTTTTAAGTGTTTCTCCACAGAAGTGGTTGACTGAaggagattcagtgactctgatctgtgAGGTTAGCGGCTCCTCTACAGGCTGGACATTCAGCTGGTTCACTGTAACTGTTTCAAAAG ACAACACCTATAGCCTTAAGCTGCTCTCAGACAGCagcagaggagctggaggaaactACACTGTCAGTTCTGCTGCTCTAAATCACACAGGAGTTTATATGTGTGAAGCAGAGAGAGGAAAACAAATCTACTACTCATGGTACAGCAACAAAGTGTTTATATGGGTCACTG CTTATTCTCCTCCAGTCTCCAATCTGATCATCAGTCCCAGCAGAACTCAACACTTcacatctgtctctctctctctgagctgTGAGGACCAGAGTAACTCTGATAGATGGACAGTGAGAAGATACACAGACAGATGGTGGTGGCTGGGAGATTGTTCATCATCAGACTGGGGAGCACAAACAGGATCTTCATGTACAATCAACTCCACCAGAACATCAGACACTGGAGTGTACTGGTGTCAGTCTGAATCTGGAGAGTACAGTCATCCTGTTAACATCACTGTACACT CtggtgtgattctggagagtCCTGTTCATCCTGTGACTGAAGGAGATACTCTGACTCTACACTGTTTAGATGAATATTCAACTCCACCAAACCTCAGAGCTGATTTCTATAAAGATGGATCACTCATCCAGAGTCAAACTACAGAGCTGATCATCTCTAATGTCTCAAAGTCACATGAGGGTTTCTACTACTGCAAACACCCAGAGAGAGGACAGTCACCCAAGAGCTGGATCTCAGTCAGAG TTCCCAGTGCAGTTTTAAGTGTTTCTCCACAGAAGTGGTTGACTGAaggagattcagtgactctgatctgtgAGGTTAACAGCTCCTCTACAGGCTGGACATTCAGCTGGTACTCTGAAACTGTTTCATCAG ACATTACTGATCATTATAAGCTGCTCTCGGACAGCagcagaggagctggaggaaactACACTGTCAGTTCTGCTGCTCTAAATCACACAGGAGTTTATGTGTGCAGAGGAGAGAGAGGAAACCCAGCCTATGAAACAACCTACAGCAACACACAACCACTATGGGTCACTG GTGTTTCTCCTCCAGTGTCTCTGATCATCAGTCCCAGCAGATCTCAACACTTcacatctgtctctctctctctgagctgTGAGGACCAGAGTAACTCTGATAGATGGACAGTGAGAAGATACACAGATCATTGGGGACTGGATGATTGTTCATCATCAGTGTGGGGATCACAAACAGGATCTAAATGTACAATCAGCTCCACCATCACATCAGACACTGGAGTGTACTGGTGTCAGTCTGAATCTGGAGAAAACTATCATCCTGTTAATATCACTGTACA TTCTGTAGATGATGTGATTCTGGAGAGTCCTGTTCATCCTGTGACTGAAGGAGATACTCTGACTCTACGCTGTTTATATCAACTTTCACCAAACCCCAGAGCTGATTTCTATAAAGATGGATCACTCATTCAGAGTCAAACTACAGAGATGATCATCTCTTCTGTCTCAAAGTCACATGAGGGTTTCTACAACTGCAAACACCCAGAGAGAGGACAGTCACCCAAGAGCTGGATCTCAGTCAGAG GTGGATGGTCTCCCTCTAGTGTCAGTCAACAGAAGAACAGCAGTCAGACGTCAGAGCAGAACCAGAGTGAAGGGACATACAAGACACTGCAGTCAG ATAGTGTAAATGCACCTACTGAATTTATCTACGCTGAGTTTGAACTGAAGTCtacaaaaatacagacaaaaagcAATGGATACAAAG GTGCTGTACTGGATCTAGTGATTTGA